The following coding sequences lie in one Desulfurococcus sp. genomic window:
- a CDS encoding 30S ribosomal protein S17e, with protein MGKVRIRLVKRIARELLEKHPELFTRDFQHNKAVVSRLVDTSSKKLRNMIAGYVTHLIAIQSKRKAALEQAEQ; from the coding sequence ATGGGTAAGGTGAGAATAAGACTTGTTAAGAGGATTGCACGCGAGCTATTGGAGAAGCATCCAGAGCTGTTTACAAGAGACTTCCAGCACAATAAGGCTGTAGTCTCAAGGCTGGTGGATACATCATCGAAGAAGCTGAGGAACATGATAGCCGGCTATGTGACCCACTTGATAGCTATTCAGTCTAAACGCAAGGCGGCGTTAGAGCAGGCTGAGCAATGA
- the tgtA gene encoding tRNA guanosine(15) transglycosylase TgtA, with the protein MKECFFEPREHDLAGRIARLTTRHGRIETPYLFPVVDPLRQEVSLNSLAELGFNGVVTNAYLFYKRRKGSVESIHEALKWDKVLMTDSGGYQVLVYGDVEVDNRTIVSYQRDIGVDIGVILDKPTGSMASHEEALKSVYETYKRAVEAAPLISDSDQLWVLPIQGLPYRDLVVRSSILAWRLPVYSIYALGSPTILLEKYSYAGIVESTILARMTLPPGKPIHVFGVGHPMIIPFLVAAGGDLFDSASYVLYARDDRYMTETGTRNIRDLQYLPCSCPICSRYTVRELLEMPRQERTRLIALHNLHLLAEELRRVKQAIREGRLWELLEYKSRGHPRLREAFKVLVKYRRILEKYNPVSKPDARALMLVDSSSTRNPRLEATSRRVREAIGDLVENKIVIAIPAYRKPYTSQVEYAVLEEKYGSDSRIALLFLHPMLGLIPPGLSSTYPFYQHEALFTRSDISSRNIGRLLAELKKKGAVKIILVEAGWLDKKLYAEILREVKGVEDITAICRIDEISSLLPREPSRSSPSRSQ; encoded by the coding sequence ATAAAGGAATGTTTTTTCGAGCCGAGAGAACACGATCTAGCTGGGAGGATAGCACGGTTAACCACTAGGCACGGGCGTATTGAAACCCCCTATCTTTTTCCCGTTGTAGACCCGTTGAGACAAGAAGTGTCTTTAAACAGCCTAGCGGAGCTGGGATTCAACGGAGTGGTAACAAACGCTTACCTCTTCTACAAGAGGAGAAAAGGGTCTGTGGAGTCTATTCACGAAGCCTTAAAGTGGGATAAAGTATTAATGACGGATTCCGGGGGCTACCAGGTTCTAGTATACGGGGATGTAGAAGTCGATAATAGAACAATAGTTTCCTATCAGAGGGATATAGGAGTTGATATTGGAGTAATACTAGATAAGCCTACAGGTAGCATGGCATCCCATGAAGAAGCCCTTAAAAGCGTTTACGAGACGTACAAGAGGGCAGTGGAGGCTGCACCATTAATATCTGATAGCGACCAGCTATGGGTTCTACCAATCCAGGGGCTTCCTTACAGGGATTTAGTTGTTAGATCATCTATTCTCGCTTGGAGGCTACCAGTCTATAGTATATATGCTCTTGGATCCCCGACAATCCTCCTCGAGAAGTACAGTTATGCTGGAATCGTGGAGTCAACAATCCTAGCTAGGATGACGCTGCCACCAGGAAAGCCAATCCATGTTTTCGGAGTCGGCCACCCCATGATAATACCATTCCTGGTGGCTGCTGGCGGCGACTTATTTGATTCAGCAAGCTACGTGCTCTACGCTCGAGACGATAGATACATGACTGAAACAGGGACGAGGAATATAAGGGACCTCCAGTACCTTCCATGCAGCTGCCCTATCTGCAGCAGGTATACTGTGAGAGAGCTACTTGAGATGCCTAGGCAGGAGAGAACAAGGTTAATCGCACTCCACAATCTTCATCTTCTAGCAGAAGAGCTTAGAAGAGTAAAACAGGCTATCAGAGAGGGGAGGCTATGGGAGCTCCTCGAGTATAAGAGTAGAGGGCATCCCCGCCTCCGCGAGGCCTTTAAAGTGCTTGTTAAGTACAGGCGTATACTAGAGAAGTACAATCCTGTATCCAAGCCTGACGCCAGGGCTCTAATGCTAGTTGATAGCTCTTCAACCCGTAACCCACGCTTAGAGGCCACCTCGAGGAGAGTTAGAGAGGCTATAGGAGACCTCGTCGAGAACAAGATTGTAATCGCTATCCCAGCTTACAGGAAACCCTATACAAGCCAGGTGGAGTATGCTGTACTCGAAGAAAAGTATGGTAGTGATAGTAGAATAGCACTACTATTCCTCCACCCGATGCTAGGCTTAATCCCTCCCGGGTTGTCGTCAACATACCCCTTCTACCAGCATGAAGCCTTGTTCACTAGAAGCGATATATCATCGAGGAATATTGGAAGGCTCCTCGCTGAATTGAAGAAGAAGGGGGCAGTAAAAATAATACTCGTGGAGGCTGGATGGCTTGATAAAAAGCTCTATGCTGAAATACTTAGAGAGGTTAAAGGAGTCGAGGATATTACAGCTATATGTAGGATAGACGAGATCTCCTCTCTCCTTCCTCGAGAGCCTTCTCGATCTTCTCCTTCTCGCTCTCAATAG
- a CDS encoding dolichol kinase — translation MLPLEPQVLVKESVYTLLLLAWVIVVVHPLTKHLYYLMRRHGVPHNKAVYYNRKIIHILAGGLVSIMIPLLEYKTPVTIIPMIVLLAAATYLPHKKGKLMYWFQDPENINEVHFIIMWGVVMTSSWLLFNNWVYGVVPVAFMSFGDGVTGIVRNLIYGGRNKSWYGNIAMLATVAPIGYYLAGLPGLISAVAASIVEHFEIYERIDDNITVPLTGFTILLALNFMLG, via the coding sequence ATGCTTCCACTCGAACCCCAAGTGCTAGTAAAAGAGAGTGTCTACACACTCCTACTACTCGCATGGGTTATAGTAGTCGTCCACCCTTTAACCAAACACTTATACTACTTGATGAGGAGGCATGGGGTCCCCCATAATAAAGCGGTATACTATAATAGAAAGATTATACATATTCTTGCAGGCGGGTTAGTATCCATAATGATTCCTCTACTGGAGTACAAGACACCTGTAACTATCATACCAATGATAGTGCTCCTAGCTGCTGCAACCTACCTCCCCCATAAGAAGGGAAAACTCATGTACTGGTTTCAGGATCCAGAGAACATTAATGAAGTACACTTCATTATCATGTGGGGTGTAGTAATGACGTCCTCATGGCTGCTCTTCAATAACTGGGTTTACGGGGTTGTACCGGTAGCCTTCATGTCTTTCGGGGATGGAGTGACAGGTATTGTTAGAAACTTGATCTACGGTGGGAGGAATAAATCTTGGTATGGTAATATAGCAATGCTAGCTACAGTCGCTCCAATAGGCTACTATCTAGCAGGCCTGCCAGGCTTAATTTCAGCTGTAGCAGCCAGCATAGTAGAACACTTCGAGATCTACGAGAGAATAGACGATAATATCACAGTACCTCTAACAGGCTTCACCATACTACTGGCATTAAACTTCATGCTAGGATAA
- a CDS encoding DMT family transporter, translating into MKSKRTMQGVLMLVLCHFLWSTNNIAGRVLGGVLDPVTVTALRWLLAMPFYPLILGWSVIWGVKRYISVKTLILGLTGMVLFNIVLYESLALTQASLVGLAYGFTPALILIFSALIGLEKPSRLQVAGSTLSVLGVILLFTLKGAAASSSDILGLSLGVSTGVIWAVYTVLQGKFYPGGDQAALTYASIVLTAPLLGLTASPLIYTKLEIMLKPEVLLALLWIAVATGALGYYAWNKGVSLVGPAIAAPFANLIPVFTALLGSMLLGESLGVGDLVGGALIVLGSTISTIGGRH; encoded by the coding sequence ATGAAATCTAAGAGGACTATGCAGGGGGTTTTAATGCTGGTTCTCTGCCATTTCCTGTGGAGTACTAACAACATTGCTGGGAGAGTACTAGGCGGGGTCTTAGACCCGGTGACTGTAACTGCTCTCAGGTGGCTTCTGGCAATGCCCTTCTACCCTCTAATACTCGGGTGGAGTGTTATATGGGGGGTGAAACGCTATATCAGCGTGAAGACGCTGATACTGGGTTTAACAGGCATGGTACTCTTCAACATCGTCCTCTACGAGTCCCTAGCGTTAACGCAAGCGTCACTTGTAGGATTAGCATACGGCTTCACGCCTGCATTAATCCTAATATTCTCCGCTCTAATAGGCCTTGAAAAACCAAGCAGACTACAGGTTGCTGGATCCACTCTCTCAGTACTAGGCGTCATCCTGCTTTTCACGCTTAAAGGAGCAGCAGCCTCCAGCAGCGATATACTGGGTTTAAGCCTAGGGGTTTCAACAGGGGTTATATGGGCGGTTTACACTGTCCTCCAAGGCAAGTTCTATCCTGGAGGAGATCAAGCAGCATTAACGTATGCTTCAATAGTTCTAACAGCACCCCTACTAGGGCTTACTGCCTCACCATTAATCTACACGAAGCTCGAGATCATGCTGAAACCAGAGGTTCTCTTAGCCCTCCTCTGGATTGCTGTTGCAACAGGGGCTTTAGGCTACTACGCTTGGAATAAAGGAGTTTCACTAGTGGGCCCTGCTATAGCCGCCCCCTTCGCGAACTTAATCCCTGTCTTCACAGCCCTTCTCGGCAGCATGCTGCTGGGAGAAAGCCTTGGAGTAGGAGACCTAGTGGGAGGTGCTTTAATAGTGCTTGGCTCAACTATTTCAACTATAGGAGGAAGGCACTAA
- a CDS encoding PAC2 family protein: MISFIKTSDVDLRSLKQAFLVTGYQGFGMVGYLTTRHIVRELKLRRIGFIKTRYMPEFTFYTREHGLVYPFEVYAGEAGGRSLLVVLHNATPVERERTMYAEYLASFARELGVEEVVLVGGLDPSLREGNEKYRWIPIGETSIKLNARILEERYVIGPLASTMMFMQAYGLKGATILPYTELYRPDPRASIVAVEVLSEVLNVKIGTSTLEEEALMIEAIESEKEKIEKALEEGERRSRLSYI; the protein is encoded by the coding sequence ATGATATCATTCATTAAAACCTCTGATGTAGACCTTCGCTCACTAAAACAAGCGTTTCTAGTGACCGGCTACCAGGGCTTCGGGATGGTAGGGTATCTTACAACAAGACATATTGTAAGAGAGCTTAAGCTACGTAGAATAGGCTTCATAAAGACTAGGTATATGCCTGAATTCACATTCTATACTAGAGAGCATGGACTAGTATACCCCTTCGAAGTCTATGCTGGTGAAGCTGGTGGTAGAAGCCTGCTTGTAGTACTCCATAATGCAACACCTGTTGAAAGAGAGAGAACAATGTACGCTGAGTATCTAGCCTCATTCGCCAGGGAGCTGGGTGTTGAAGAGGTTGTTCTAGTAGGGGGTCTAGACCCCAGCTTAAGGGAAGGCAATGAGAAGTATAGGTGGATACCGATAGGCGAGACAAGCATTAAGCTTAATGCTAGGATACTCGAGGAGAGATACGTTATCGGGCCCCTCGCCTCAACTATGATGTTCATGCAGGCGTATGGATTAAAGGGTGCTACGATACTACCCTACACAGAGCTCTATAGACCTGATCCTAGAGCCAGCATAGTTGCCGTTGAAGTGTTAAGCGAGGTTCTCAACGTTAAGATAGGCACGTCAACTCTCGAAGAGGAAGCATTAATGATAGAAGCTATTGAGAGCGAGAAGGAGAAGATCGAGAAGGCTCTCGAGGAAGGAGAGAGGAGATCTCGTCTATCCTACATATAG
- a CDS encoding DNA-directed RNA polymerase subunit M has protein sequence MVEFCPRCGGPLVPVKKGRKIILKCNRCGYEVEVKDRREHKVKFHVDASKRVSTAQATEAGEARLSQEEREMLREYYEVLLEELAQEEEGTEELD, from the coding sequence TTGGTTGAATTCTGCCCTAGATGCGGAGGGCCACTCGTACCTGTTAAGAAGGGAAGGAAGATTATTCTTAAGTGTAATAGATGCGGTTATGAAGTAGAAGTTAAAGATAGAAGAGAACACAAAGTGAAGTTTCACGTGGATGCAAGCAAACGGGTTTCAACTGCTCAGGCAACTGAGGCAGGGGAAGCAAGGCTCTCACAGGAGGAAAGAGAGATGCTTAGAGAGTACTACGAGGTGCTTCTAGAGGAGCTGGCACAAGAAGAAGAGGGAACCGAGGAATTAGATTAA
- a CDS encoding pseudouridine synthase: protein MGLKIRRPEPRELSELRWIARLQFGVRGEFIPDSVELAVSPSTMKVRHVMLGGVKYLTLRAGDYRFNLHVASGRVLNKMLPYPKLRVYVKRDYAEFIAAGGNLFSRHVLAADPGIRPGDEVLVVSLSGDLLAVGRAVLAGHEMVYYKRGEAVRVREGVMEGLSNDIIH, encoded by the coding sequence ATGGGCTTAAAAATACGAAGACCTGAGCCGAGAGAACTCTCAGAGCTAAGGTGGATAGCGAGACTTCAGTTTGGTGTTAGAGGCGAATTTATACCCGACTCGGTAGAGCTCGCTGTCAGCCCGAGCACAATGAAAGTAAGACATGTCATGCTAGGTGGCGTGAAATACCTGACTCTAAGAGCAGGAGACTACAGGTTTAACCTGCATGTAGCTTCAGGCAGAGTCCTTAACAAGATGCTCCCCTATCCAAAGCTGAGAGTCTACGTTAAACGAGACTACGCTGAATTCATAGCGGCTGGAGGCAACTTGTTCAGCCGGCATGTGTTGGCGGCAGATCCAGGTATACGGCCCGGCGATGAAGTTCTAGTAGTCTCACTGAGCGGGGATTTACTTGCTGTGGGAAGAGCTGTTCTCGCTGGACACGAGATGGTTTACTATAAAAGAGGCGAGGCTGTTAGAGTTAGAGAGGGAGTGATGGAAGGGTTAAGCAATGATATCATTCATTAA
- the ahcY gene encoding adenosylhomocysteinase has translation MEYRVKDLSLAPQGEARISWAEQHMPVLMLIRKRYESSKPLRNVRIGAVLHVTKETAVLMKAFIDAGAEVALAGSNPLSTQDDVAAALVEYGVHVYAWRGQSSDEYYWCLERIIEWKPDIVLDDGADLHAYLHEKHLDTASRITGGTEETTTGVIRLKALEREGLLRYPVIAVNNAYTKHMFDNRYGTGQSTFDGILRATNILVAGKVVVVAGYGWVGKGIAARARGLGARRVIVTEVNPIRALEAVYDGFEVMPMSEAAEVGDVFITATGNKAVIRREHFEKMKNGAILANAGHFNVEIWIPDLEALSKAKRNILPNVTEYELYDGRKLYLLAEGRLVNLVAAEGHPSEVMDMSFANQFLASLYLLENKGRLPARVFNPPVELDEMVARLKLESMGVRIDFMTREQEEYTASWRYGT, from the coding sequence GTGGAGTACCGTGTCAAGGATTTATCCCTAGCCCCTCAAGGTGAAGCCAGGATCTCCTGGGCTGAACAGCATATGCCGGTTTTAATGCTTATTAGAAAGCGGTATGAGAGCTCGAAGCCTTTGAGGAATGTGAGAATTGGGGCTGTGCTCCATGTGACTAAGGAGACAGCTGTTCTAATGAAGGCCTTTATTGATGCAGGAGCTGAAGTAGCATTAGCTGGAAGCAACCCGCTTTCAACACAAGATGACGTAGCAGCCGCTCTAGTAGAATACGGTGTCCACGTCTACGCGTGGAGGGGTCAGAGCAGTGATGAATACTACTGGTGTCTTGAGAGGATTATCGAGTGGAAGCCGGATATAGTGTTAGATGACGGGGCTGATCTCCACGCTTACCTGCATGAAAAGCACTTGGATACGGCTAGCAGAATCACCGGGGGGACTGAGGAGACTACAACCGGTGTCATAAGGCTTAAAGCCTTGGAGAGGGAAGGCTTATTAAGGTATCCTGTGATAGCCGTGAACAACGCTTACACAAAGCACATGTTCGACAACAGGTATGGGACAGGGCAGAGCACATTCGACGGGATCCTTAGGGCTACGAATATTCTTGTAGCCGGTAAGGTGGTAGTAGTCGCAGGCTACGGCTGGGTTGGCAAAGGTATAGCTGCAAGAGCAAGGGGGCTTGGAGCAAGGCGTGTTATAGTCACAGAGGTTAACCCTATCAGGGCGCTTGAAGCAGTATACGATGGCTTCGAGGTTATGCCGATGAGCGAGGCCGCTGAGGTAGGCGATGTATTCATAACGGCAACAGGTAATAAAGCGGTGATTAGGAGAGAGCACTTCGAGAAAATGAAGAATGGTGCTATACTAGCTAACGCAGGACACTTCAACGTAGAGATATGGATACCAGACCTCGAAGCCCTCTCCAAGGCTAAAAGGAATATACTCCCCAATGTAACTGAGTACGAGCTCTATGATGGGAGGAAGCTCTACTTGCTCGCGGAAGGCAGGCTAGTAAACCTTGTAGCTGCAGAAGGTCATCCCAGTGAAGTAATGGATATGAGCTTTGCAAACCAGTTTCTTGCATCACTATATCTGCTCGAGAATAAGGGTAGGCTGCCTGCAAGAGTCTTCAATCCACCAGTAGAGCTGGATGAAATGGTTGCTCGATTAAAACTTGAGTCAATGGGCGTGAGAATAGACTTCATGACAAGAGAGCAGGAGGAGTATACTGCTTCATGGAGGTATGGAACGTAG